A portion of the Perognathus longimembris pacificus isolate PPM17 chromosome 20, ASM2315922v1, whole genome shotgun sequence genome contains these proteins:
- the Isoc2 gene encoding isochorismatase domain-containing protein 2 isoform X1 — translation MAASRHVLGRVSPESSVLFLCDMQEKFRNVAYFSQIVSVAARMLRVARLLGVPALLTEQYPQGLGPTVPELGAEGLQALSKTCFSMVPTLQQELDSRPQLKSVLLCGLEAQACIMQTALDLLDRGLQVHVVVDACSSRSQVDRLVALARMRQSGAFLSTSEGLILQLVRDAANPHFKEIQKIIKEPAPDSGLLGFFQDQNPLFR, via the exons ATGGCAGCCTCCAGGCATGTCCTAGGCCGAGTCTCCCCAGAATCCTCCGTGCTGTTTCTGTGTGACATGCAGGAGAAATTTCGCAATGTCGCCTACTTCTCCCAGATCGTCTCTGTGGCAGCTCGCATGCTCCGA GTGGCTCGGCTGCTGGGTGTCCCAGCCCTGCTGACGGAGCAGTACCCACAAGGCCTGGGCCCCACAGTTCCTGAGCTGGGGGCCGAAGGCCTTCAGGCCCTGAGCAAGACCTGCTTTAGCATGGTGCCCACCCTGCAGCAGGAGTTAGACAGCCGGCCCCAGCTGAAGTCTGTGCTGCTCTGTGGCCTGGAGGCGCAGGCCTGCATCATG CAAACAGCCTTGGATCTCCTTGACCGAGGGCTGCAGGTCCATGTGGTGGTGGACGCCTGCTCTTCTCGCAG CCAGGTGGACCGGCTGGTGGCACTGGCACGCATGCGTCAGAGTGGTGCCTTTCTCTCCACCAGTGAAGGGCTCATCCTGCAGCTTGTGAGGGATGCTGCTAACCCCCACTTCAAGGAG ATCCAGAAGATCATTAAGGAGCCCGCCCCAGATAGCGGGCTGCTGGGCTTCTTCCAAGATCAGAACCCCCTCTTCCGCTGA
- the C20H19orf85 gene encoding uncharacterized protein C19orf85 homolog yields the protein MGGTQSLPPTSSPHLPLGPAGRRLGSGLTPWAPLHSSIHPTITDLGVLSDWYCEELLLIMHPGAPAAPRVSEPGPRELCAFVSGAAVHMLRALRPRRPRPPKRRPNHRRFLHNQICRQFTKIAAATQSLALSILSQEAPPQRLPRQRPPSPPASPFLGVACAMAPVEAPHVGPSLSLAALDTSTLDLFDDIVLTPQCPVVPPDCPPQSLTAGPPQLTSDLSHLGQEDLKQLGLMQTPHICDPHCVPGGEAEPGAPCWDWVDRWEAPCM from the exons ATGGGGGGCACACAGTCCCTCCCTCCTACATCATCCCCTCACCTTCCCCTAGGTCCAGCTGGGAGACGCCTAGGCTCAGGGCTCACTCCCTGGGCACCCctgcattcatccatccaccctacCATTACAGATTTGGGGGTGCTTTCTGACTGGTATTGTGAGGAGTTACTCCTGATCATGCACCCGGGAGCCCCCGCAGCCCCTCGGGTCTCAGAGCCTGGCCCCCGGGAGCTGTGTGCCTTTGTGAGTGGGGCAGCTGTTCACATGCTGCGAGCTCTACGACCCCGCAGGCCCCGTCCCCCCAAGAGGAGACCCAACCACCGGCGCTTCCTACACAACCAGATCTGCAG GCAGTTCACCAAGATTGCAGCTGCCACCCAGAGCCTGGCCCTCTCCATCCTGTCCCAGGAGGCACCTCCCCAGAGACTACCACGCCAAAGGCCACCTTCACCCCCTGCATCCCCTTTCCTGGGGGTGGCCTGTGCCATGGCCCCCGTTGAGGCCCCCCATGTAGGCCCAAGCCTGAGCCTTGCTGCCCTGGACACCTCCACCCTGGACCTCTTTGATGACATTGTGCTCACCCCACAGTGTCCCGTGGTGCCCCCAGACTGCCCCCCACAGTCACTGACTGCTGGTCCCCCCCAGCTGACATCAGACCTGTCCCATCTGGGCCAGGAGGACCTGAAGCAGCTGGGCCTAATGCAGACGCCACACATCTGTGACCCTCACTGTGTTCCCGGGGGAGAGGCAGAGCCAGGAGCTCCCTGCTGGGATTGGGTGGACAGGTGGGAGGCACCTTGTATGTAG
- the Isoc2 gene encoding isochorismatase domain-containing protein 2 isoform X2, producing MAASRHVLGRVSPESSVLFLCDMQEKFRNVAYFSQIVSVAARMLRQTALDLLDRGLQVHVVVDACSSRSQVDRLVALARMRQSGAFLSTSEGLILQLVRDAANPHFKEIQKIIKEPAPDSGLLGFFQDQNPLFR from the exons ATGGCAGCCTCCAGGCATGTCCTAGGCCGAGTCTCCCCAGAATCCTCCGTGCTGTTTCTGTGTGACATGCAGGAGAAATTTCGCAATGTCGCCTACTTCTCCCAGATCGTCTCTGTGGCAGCTCGCATGCTCCGA CAAACAGCCTTGGATCTCCTTGACCGAGGGCTGCAGGTCCATGTGGTGGTGGACGCCTGCTCTTCTCGCAG CCAGGTGGACCGGCTGGTGGCACTGGCACGCATGCGTCAGAGTGGTGCCTTTCTCTCCACCAGTGAAGGGCTCATCCTGCAGCTTGTGAGGGATGCTGCTAACCCCCACTTCAAGGAG ATCCAGAAGATCATTAAGGAGCCCGCCCCAGATAGCGGGCTGCTGGGCTTCTTCCAAGATCAGAACCCCCTCTTCCGCTGA